In Oncorhynchus keta strain PuntledgeMale-10-30-2019 chromosome 19, Oket_V2, whole genome shotgun sequence, a single genomic region encodes these proteins:
- the LOC118397776 gene encoding protein lin-9 homolog, translated as METPTRSSKGSRLFGEEEEQRLPSRSPRRSQRVTSVPQKCTNVTTPDKKVSQRIGLRLRNLLKLPKAHKWCIYEWFYSNIDRPLFERDNDFCLCLKESYGEWGTIRRLMGKPRRCSSAFFSEERTALRQNMRLLQQRKLADVSHCKDLPHEIPLPLVIGTKVTARLRGVHDGLFTGQIDAVDTGAATYRVTFDRNGLGTHTVPDYEVLSNELNETMPISAFAQKQRPSRFQNFMTPPRETYPSATTPVLMDNDPLISQSPWKSKLSGAEGDTLGGFPVKFLVQVTRLSKILMIKKEHIKHLKDMNSEAEKLKSYSMPIGLEFQKRYATTVLKLEQLNKDLNKVLHEVQQFCCDLAPDQGMAPADRPTELRQHCEEEAKEIVQRTNSLRDDQQCVSSSSLTHLISGLTALLLQIKCLAEGGDLNSFEFKSLTDSLNDIKSSIDPSNLSCFQNNVEIHVAHIQSGLSQLGNLHAFAANNTNTV; from the exons ATGGAAACG CCGACACGGAGCTCCAAGGGTAGCAGACTGTTcggggaagaggaggaacagcGCCTCCCATCCAGATCCCCTAGAAGGAGCCAAAGGGTCACCTCTGTGCCCCAG AAATGTACTAATGTGACAACCCCAGATAAGAAAGTGTCTCAGAGAATTGGTCTGCGATTGAGAAACCTCCTCAAACTGCCAAAAGCACACAAATGGTGCATCTACGAGTGGTTTTATTCTAACATAGACAG ACCTTTATTTGAACGGGACAATGACTTCTGCCTGTGTTTGAAAGAGTCCTATGGGGAGTGGGGGACAATCAGGAGACTGATGGGAAAACCCAGACG GTGTTCATCTGCATTCTTTTCGGAGGAGCGGACTGCACTGAGGCAGAATATGCGTCTGCTGCAGCAGAGGAAGCTTGCCGACGTGTCACACTGCAAAGACCTCCCCCATGAGATTCCCCTGCCGCTTGTCATAGGAACCAAAGTCACTG CTCGTCTCAGGGGAGTCCATGACGGCCTGTTCACTGGGCAGATTGATGCTGTGGATACAGGCGCTGCCACTTACCGTGTGACCTTTGACCGGAATGGGCTGGGCACACACACTGTGCCTGACTACGAAGTGTTG AGTAACGAGCTTAACGAGACCATGCCCATCTCAGCCTTTGCTCAGAAACAGAGACCATCCCGCTTCCAGAACTTCATGACCCCACCTAGGGAAACTTACCCCTCTGCCACCACACCCGTCCTCATG gacaatgaccccctCATCAGCCAGTCTCCATGGAAAAGCAAACTCTCCGGAGCTGAAGGGGATACACTCGGCGGATTCCCTGTCAAGTTCCTTGTTCAAGTG ACGAGGCTTTCCAAGATCCTTATGATCAAGAAGGAACACATCAAGCACTTGAAAGATATGAACTCAGAGGCTGAAAAACTG AAGTCATACTCAATGCCTATAGGCCTGGAGTTCCAGAAGCGTTATGCCACCACAGTCCTGAAGCTAGAGCAGCTCAATAAGGACCTGAACAAGGTGCTGCACGAGGTCCAGCAGTTCTGCTGCGAT CTGGCCCCAGATCAGGGCATGGCACCTGCAGACCGGCCCACAGAGCTGCGTCAGCACTGTGAGGAAGAGGCCAAGGAGATAGTGCAGCGGACCAATTCCCTCCGCGACGACCAGCagtgtgtttctagctccagccTCACTCACCTCATCTCAGGCCTCACCGCCTTGTTGCTTCAGATCAAG TGTCTGGCTGAGGGAGGAGACCTGAACTCCTTTGAATTTAAATCACTGACGGACTCTCTGAATGACATAAAGAGCTCAATAGACCCCTCCAACCT CAGTTGCTTCCAGAATAACGTTGAGATCCATGTAGCACACATCCAGAGTGGCCTGAGTCAGCTGGGAAACCTGCATGCCTTTGCAGCCAACAACACCAACACGGTCTGA